The proteins below come from a single Streptomyces sp. M92 genomic window:
- a CDS encoding RNA polymerase sigma factor, whose translation MGQRGEPRRVQTYDGELGAAVARAQDGDEAAFGVAYRLVQPGLLGYLRGLVGDDAEDVASDAWLEIARDLRRFRGDGAGFRGWTATIARHRALDHLRRQKVRPRPAALEQDVLDLPGPHSTHDQALERLSTEAALALISGLPRDQAEAVLLRVVVGLDGPAAARVLGKRPGAVRTATYRGLKRLARQLGADGVTDDAPTTLGEST comes from the coding sequence TTGGGCCAGCGAGGGGAACCCCGGCGCGTACAGACGTACGACGGGGAACTGGGCGCGGCCGTCGCGCGGGCCCAGGACGGTGACGAGGCGGCCTTCGGGGTCGCCTACCGGCTGGTGCAGCCGGGCCTGCTGGGCTACCTGCGCGGGCTGGTCGGGGACGACGCCGAGGACGTCGCGTCGGACGCGTGGCTGGAGATAGCCCGCGACCTGCGCCGTTTCCGGGGCGACGGGGCCGGTTTCCGGGGCTGGACGGCGACGATCGCCCGGCACCGGGCACTGGACCACCTGCGCCGCCAGAAGGTACGGCCCCGGCCGGCCGCGCTGGAACAGGACGTCCTGGATCTGCCCGGCCCGCATTCGACGCACGACCAGGCGCTGGAGAGGTTGTCCACGGAGGCCGCCCTGGCCCTGATCTCCGGGCTGCCCCGCGACCAGGCCGAGGCCGTGCTGCTGCGGGTCGTCGTCGGCCTCGACGGTCCCGCCGCCGCGCGTGTCCTCGGCAAGCGGCCGGGCGCGGTGCGCACGGCGACGTACCGGGGCCTGAAGCGGCTGGCACGGCAGCTGGGCGCCGACGGTGTGACGGATGACGCGCCCACGACGCTGGGGGAGTCGACATGA
- a CDS encoding RNA polymerase sigma factor translates to MLGDDAELTASVRAAQDGDETAFRTVYRAVHPRLLGYVRTLVGDPDAEDVASEAWLQIARDLERFDGDADRFRGWAARIARNRALDHIRMRGRRPAIGGDETELTGKPAESDTAGEALEALATDSTLSLIARLPQDQAEAVVLRVVVGLDAKSAAETLGKRPGAVRTAAHRGLKRLAELLGGDPESGGGLDALPPQREPHRRAVTSASVTHTRARTQKDM, encoded by the coding sequence GTGCTGGGGGACGACGCGGAGCTGACCGCCTCGGTGCGGGCGGCGCAGGACGGGGACGAGACCGCGTTCCGGACCGTGTACCGCGCCGTGCATCCGCGACTGCTGGGATACGTGCGGACGCTGGTGGGCGATCCGGACGCGGAGGACGTGGCGTCCGAGGCCTGGCTGCAGATCGCCCGTGACCTGGAGCGGTTCGACGGCGACGCCGACCGCTTCCGGGGCTGGGCCGCCCGTATCGCCCGCAACCGGGCACTGGACCACATCCGCATGCGCGGTCGCCGGCCCGCGATCGGCGGTGACGAGACCGAGCTGACCGGCAAGCCCGCCGAGTCCGACACCGCGGGCGAGGCCCTGGAAGCCCTGGCCACCGACAGCACCCTCTCCCTCATCGCCCGGCTGCCCCAGGACCAGGCCGAGGCGGTGGTCCTGCGCGTGGTGGTGGGCCTCGACGCGAAGAGCGCCGCCGAGACGCTGGGCAAGCGGCCCGGTGCCGTCCGTACGGCGGCGCACCGCGGCCTGAAGCGGCTGGCCGAACTCCTCGGCGGCGATCCGGAATCGGGCGGCGGGCTCGACGCACTGCCGCCCCAGCGAGAACCGCACCGTCGTGCGGTGACGTCCGCGAGTGTGACGCATACGCGTGCGCGGACGCAGAAGGACATGTGA